One window of Medicago truncatula cultivar Jemalong A17 chromosome 2, MtrunA17r5.0-ANR, whole genome shotgun sequence genomic DNA carries:
- the LOC11411430 gene encoding MYB-like transcription factor ODO1, whose product MVRTPCDNNGLRKGSWTHEEDKKLIAYVTRYGCWNWRQLPRFAGLERCGKSCRLRWMNYLRPDVKRGNFNQQEEELIIKLHEKLGNRWTVIASNFPGRTDNEIKNHWHTTLKKRFVKNIKSKRGTRIAKDSNSNNHPTLEEPKKFEVVLESNNDPNIANQISPQPSSSELSCITMDNAILDDNDLSFMETYMENFSENFWTEPYMIDNSYVPHNHPTMEETKKLEGVFENNIDPNITSPLSSQPFSSGFSCITTENFASTISHENSVFDGSELPFMDAFMETVSEFFWTEPYMIDTSYSPYKHPTLEEANKFEGVLENNNNPNTASTTISYENPILDDNDLHFMDAYIENLSENFWSEPYMIDSSHFLRNHLTMEEAKKIEGVFEYNIDPNSVSPVSSQPSSNGFSSITMENVTSTISHENPLMDALFPAECEHEYFSSVYDVEFWSHTAE is encoded by the exons ATGGTGAGAACCCCTTGTGACAATAATGGATTGAGAAAAGGTTCATGGACACATGAGGAAGACAAAAAGTTGATTGCTTATGTTACTAGGTATGGCTGTTGGAATTGGCGACAACTACCTAGATTTGCAG GGCTTGAAAGGTGTGGTAAGAGTTGTAGACTAAGGTGGATGAACTATCTAAGGCCAGATGTCAAAAGAGGGAACTTCAATCAACAAGAGGAAGAGCTTATCATCAAACTTCATGAAAAACTGGGTAATAG ATGGACCGTGATTGCTTCAAATTTTCCAGGGAGAACCGATAATGAGATAAAGAATCACTGGCACACTACCTTGAAGAAGCGTTTTGTAAAGAATATCAAGTCGAAACGTGGAACGAGAATAGCAaaagattcaaattcaaataatcaCCCTACATTGGAAGAACCTAAGAAATTTGAAGTAGTTTTAGAGAGCAACAATGATCCTAATATTGCAAATCAAATATCTCCGCAACCATCTTCAAGCGAATTGTCTTGCATAACAATGGACAATGCAATTCTTGATGATAATGACCTTTCTTTTATGGAAACATACATGGAGAATTTTAGTGAGAATTTCTGGACAGAGCCATATATGATAGACAATTCATATGTCCCCCATAATCACCCTACAATGGAAGAAACCAAGAAACTTGAAGGAGTTTTTGAGAACAATATCGATCCCAATATTACGAGTCCACTATCTTCACAACCATTTTCAAGTGGATTCTCTTGCATAACAACAGAAAATTTCGCTTCCACTATATCACATGAAAATTCAGTTTTTGATGGTAGTGAACTTCCGTTTATGGATGCATTCATGGAGACTGTGAGTGAATTTTTTTGGACAGAGCCATATATGATAGACACTTCCTATTCCCCATATAAGCACCCTACATTGGAAGAAGCCAATAAATTTGAAGGAGTTTTAGAGAACAACAATAATCCTAATACTGCATCTACCACAATATCATATGAGAATCCAATTCTTGATGACAATGACCTTCATTTTATGGATGCATACATAGAGAATTTGAGTGAGAATTTCTGGTCAGAGCCATATATGATTGACAGTTCACATTTCCTTCGTAATCACCTTACAATGGAAGAAGCCAAGAAAATTGAAGGAGTTTTTGAGTACAACATTGATCCCAATAGTGTTAGTCCAGTATCTTCACAACCATCATCAAATGGATTCTCTTCAATAACAATGGAAAATGTTACTTCCACAATATCACATGAAAATCCTTTAATGGATGCATTATTTCCTGCAGAGTGTGAACATGAATACTTTAGTTCTGTGTACGATGTAGAATTTTGGAGCCATACTGCAGAATAA
- the LOC11412772 gene encoding G-type lectin S-receptor-like serine/threonine-protein kinase At2g19130 → MINTRKPWFCLSLLVLIFFLHFHHSLAALTTITANQSLSGDQTLVSEGRRIFELGFFKPGNSSNYYIGIWYKNVFPQTIVWVANRDNPVSNKNTATLKISAGNLVLLNESSKQVWSTNMSFPKSDSVVAMLLDTGNLVLRHRPDDDVSNPLWQSFDHPTDTFLPGGKIKLDEKTKQPQYLTSWKNWQDPSTGLFSLELDPKGTNSYLIRWNKSEEYWTSGPWNGQNFSLVPEMRLNYIYNFSFVSNENESYFTYSLYNSSIISRLVMDISGQIKQITWLDSTQQWYLFWSQPRVQCDVYAFCGAFGSCYQNSMPYCSCLRGFEPKSVSEWNLGDNSGGCVRKTSLQCEGSNPSYRDNDAFLAIPNIASPKYAQSVGLGNAAECELTCLKNCSCTAYAYDSNGCSIWVGDLINLQQLTSDDSSRKTLYVKLAASELRDASKNSNQARLIIGGIVGGVVGIGILLALLLFVMLRRRKRMLATGKLLEGFMVEFGYKDLHNATKNFTEKLGGSGFGSVFKGALADSSMVAVKKLEGTSQGEKQFRTKVSIIGTMQHVNLVRLRGFCSKGTKRLLVYDYMPNRSLDFHLFGNNSSEVLGWKMRYQIALGIARGLIYLHEKCEECIIHCDIKPENILLDADFCPKVADFGVAKLIGRDFRRILTNMEGSRGYLSPEWISRAAITAKSDVYSYGMMLFEVVSGKRNSDPSADDQNTFFPTLAATVVNQGGSILTLLDHRLEGNADIEEVTEMIKVASWCVQENETQRPTMRQAVQILEGTLNVNLPPIPRFNQVFVDN, encoded by the coding sequence ATGATCAATACAAGGAAGCCATGGTTCTGTCTTTCTCTTCTTGTCCTCATCTTCTTTTTACACTTCCATCATTCCCTTGCAGCTCTAACTACCATCACTGCAAATCAATCTCTCTCAGGTGATCAAACTCTAGTCTCTGAAGGAAGAAGAATCTTTGAATTGGGTTTCTTTAAACCAGGTAATTCTTCTAACTACTACATAGGAATATGGTACAAAAATGTCTTTCCACAAACAATTGTTTGGGTAGCCAACAGAGACAACCCTGTCTCTAATAAAAACACTGCTACCTTAAAAATTTCAGCTGGTAATTTAGTTCTATTGAATGAGTCTTCAAAACAAGTTTGGTCAACAAACATGAGTTTTCCTAAGTCAGATTCTGTTGTAGCTATGCTTCTAGATACTGGAAATCTTGTTTTAAGACATAGGCCTGATGATGATGTATCAAATCCTCTATGGCAGAGTTTTGATCATCCTACAGATACATTTCTTCCGGGTGGAAAAATTAAGTTGGATGAGAAAACAAAGCAGCCTCAGTATCTCACTTCATGGAAGAATTGGCAAGATCCTTCAACGGGTCTATTCTCTTTGGAACTAGACCCTAAAGGAACAAATTCCTATCTCATTCGTTGGAATAAGTCTGAAGAATATTGGACAAGTGGACCTTGGAATGGACAAAATTTTAGTCTTGTTCCTGAGATGAGGTTAAATTACATTTACAATTTTTCATTTGTGTCGAACGAGAATGAGAGCTATTTCACATACTCCTTGTATAACTCTTCCATTATATCTCGGCTTGTGATGGATATCTCAGGACAGATCAAGCAAATAACATGGTTGGATAGCACCCAACAGTGGTACCTCTTTTGGTCCCAGCCAAGAGTACAATGTGATGTTTATGCTTTCTGCGGTGCATTTGGGAGCTGTTATCAAAATTCCATGCCTTATTGTAGTTGTTTGAGAGGTTTCGAGCCAAAGTCAGTGTCTGAATGGAATCTGGGGGATAACTCAGGTGGATGTGTTAGGAAAACAAGTTTGCAATGTGAGGGATCCAATCCCTCTTATAGGGATAATGACGCGTTCCTTGCAATCCCAAACATTGCATCACCTAAATATGCACAATCTGTGGGGCTAGGGAATGCAGCTGAATGTGAATTAACTTGCTTGAAAAACTGTTCATGCACTGCTTATGCATATGATAGTAATGGATGTTCAATTTGGGTAGGAGACCTCATTAATCTGCAACAATTGACTTCTGATGATAGTAGTCGAAAAACTTTATATGTCAAACTTGCAGCATCAGAATTACGTGATGCTAGTAAAAACAGTAATCAGGCAAGGTTGATTATTGGTGGTATTGTGGGCGGGGTTGTTGGCATTGGGATACTCTTAGCCCTTCTATTGTTTGTCATGCTTAGGCGAAGAAAGAGAATGCTTGCAACCGGGAAGCTCTTGGAGGGGTTTATGGTGGAATTTGGATACAAGGATTTGCATAACGCGACTAAGAATTTCACCGAGAAATTAGGAGGAAGTGGTTTTGGTTCTGTTTTCAAAGGAGCATTAGCTGATTCAAGTATGGTAGCAGTGAAGAAACTGGAGGGGACTAGCCAAGGAGAGAAGCAGTTCAGAACAAAAGTGAGTATAATAGGGACAATGCAACATGTTAATCTTGTTCGCCTCCGTGGGTTTTGCTCAAAAGGTACCAAAAGGTTGCTGGTTTATGATTATATGCCAAATCGTTCCTTGGATTTCCATTTGTTTGGGAACAATAGTTCTGAGGTGTTGGGTTGGAAAATGAGATACCAAATTGCTCTTGGAATTGCTAGAGGACTAATTTACCTACACGAGAAATGCGAAGAATGTATCATACACTGTGATATAAAGCCAGAAAACATTCTCCTTGATGCTGATTTTTGTCCAAAAGTTGCAGACTTTGGTGTAGCTAAGTTAATTGGACGAGATTTCAGAAGAATCCTTACAAACATGGAAGGATCAAGAGGCTATCTTTCCCCAGAGTGGATATCTAGGGCTGCTATCACAGCCAAATCTGATGTTTACAGTTATGGAATGATGCTTTTTGAGGTTGTATCAGGTAAAAGGAATTCTGATCCATCTGCAGATGACCAAAATACTTTCTTTCCAACCTTGGCTGCTACAGTAGTTAACCAAGGTGGTAGTATCCTTACACTTTTGGACCATAGGTTGGAGGGAAATGCTGACATTGAGGAAGTGACTGAAATGATAAAAGTTGCTTCTTGGTGTGTCCAAGAAAATGAAACTCAGAGGCCAACCATGCGTCAGGCAGTTCAAATTCTCGAGGGGACCTTGAATGTGAATTTGCCACCAATTCCAAGATTCAATCAAGTGTTTGTAGATAACTAA